Within the Magnetospirillum sp. ME-1 genome, the region TGTCGTTCAACCCGCTGTTCCTCTATGGCGGCGTCGGCCTGGGCAAGACCCATCTGATGCACGCCATCGCCCATCACATCCGCGAGCGCAACCCCGAGCGTTCGGTGCTGTACCTCTCGGCCGAGAAGTTCATGTACCGCTTCATCCGGGCGCTGCGCGGCCAGGACACCATGTCGTTCAAGGAGCAGTTCCGCTCGGTCGACGTGCTGATGATCGACGACGTCCAGTTCATCGCCGGCAAGGATGCCACCCAGGAAGAGTTCTTCCACACCTTCAACGCCCTGGTGGACCAGGGCAGCCAGATCGTCATCTCGGCCGACAAGTCTCCGTCGGACCTGGAAGGCATCGAGGAGCGCCTGCGCTCGCGCATGGCCTGCGGCCTAGTGGCCGACATCCACGCCACCACCTACGAGCTGCGCCTCGGCATCCTGCAGTCCAAGGCCGAGCAGATGGGCGTCATCGTGCCCCAGAAGGTCATGGAATTCCTGGCCCACAAGATCATCTCCAACGTCCGCGAGCTGGAGGGCGCGCTGAACCGCGTGGTCGCCCATTCCCAGCTGGTGGGCCGCACCATCACGCTCGAGACCACCCAGGAAGTGCTGCACGACCTGCTGCGCGCCTCGGACCGCCGGATCACCATCGAGGAGATCCAGAAGAAGGTCGCCGAGCACTTCACCATCAAGCTGGCGGAAATGTCCTCGGCCCGGCGCTCGCGCCAGGTGGCGCGTCCCCGCCAGATCGCCATGTACCTGGCCAAGCAGCTGACCTCGCGCTCGCTCCCCGAGATCGGCCGCAAGTTCGGCGGCCGCGACCACACCACCGTCATGCACGCGGTGAAAAAGGTCGAGGAGCTCCGGGAAGTGGACCAGAACTTCGCCGAGGATGTGGAACTGCTGCGCCGCATGCTGCAGGGCTGACCCCCGCCCCCGAAATCGCTTTTGGACTCTGGCGCCTGTGATATACTGCCCAACCCTGCCTGAAGGGGGGCAGTAACGAATCATATGGGTATCAGCAGAACGCCATGAAACTGACCATCGAGCGCGCCGCGCTGTTGAAGTCGCTGGCCCACGTCCAGAGCGTCGTCGAACGCCGGACCACCATTCCGATCCTGTCCAACGTCAAGCTCGAGGGCCGTGCCGGCCTTCTGTCGCTGAACGCCACCGACATGGATCTCGACATCATCGAATCGGTGCCTGCCGACGTGGTGCGCCCCGGCGCCACCACCGCTCCGGCCCACACCTTCTACGAGATCGTGCGCAAGCTGCCCGACGGCAGCCAGGTGGAGATCGAGCATGATGCCGAAAGCGGCCAGCTGACGCTGCGCTCGGGGCGCTCCAAGTTCTCGCTGGCCTGCCTGCCGGTGGAGGATTTCCCGGTCCTGTCGGGCGGCGAGCTGCCGTTCAGCTTCTCGCTCTCGGCGGCCGAGTTGAAGACCCTGATCGACCGCACCCGCTTCGCCATCTCGACGGAAGAGACCCGCTACTACCTCAACGGCATCTACCTGCATGCCGCCAAGGCGGACGGCGTGGATGTGCTGCGCGCCGTGGCCACCGACGGCCATCGCCTCGCCCGGGTCGAGATCACCCTGCCCGACGGCGCCGCCGGCATGCCCGGCATCATCGTGCCGCGCAAGACGGTAGCCGAGATCCGCAAGCTGATCGACGAGACCGACGGCGAGATCACCGTGTCGCTGTCCGAGACCAAGCTGAAATTCGCCTTCGGCGACGCCGTTCTGACGTCGAAGCTGATCGACGGCACCTTCCCCGATTACGAACGGGTGATTCCCGCCGACAACGACAAGGTGCTGGTGGTCGACTGCAAGAGCTTCGCCCAGGCCGTGGACCGCGTGTCGGCCATCTCCACCGAGAAGAGCCGGGCCATCAAGCTGGCGCTGGAAAAAGGCAGCGCCACCCTGTCCGCCTCCAGCGCCGAGAACGGCAGCGCCACCGAGGAGATCGAGGCCGATTACACCTCCACGCCGCTGGAGATCGGCTTCAACTCGCGCTACCTGATGGACATCCTGGCCCAGGTGGAGGGCGACACCGCCCGCTTCGCCATGGCCGACGCCGCATCCCCCACCGTGGTGCGTGAGATGACCGATGGCGGCGCCATCTACGTGCTGATGCCCATGAGGGTGTGATCGGCGATCCGGTGATCCGCGCGCAATCCGAGCGGCCGGCGATCCGCCGCCTGTCGCTCGCCGATTTCCGCTGTTATCGGACGCTGCGCCTCGAGACGGACAACCGCCCGGTGGTGTTGACGGGGCCCAACGGCGCCGGCAAGACCAACATTCTCGAGGCCTTGTCCTTCCTGGTTCCGGGCCGCGGCCTGCGCCGCGCCGGGGCGGCGGACATCACCCGCCACGGATTGCCGGCCGGCGCGCCTTGGGCGGTGGCGGCCACCCTGGACGGGCCGGCGGGACGGGTGGAGATCGGAACGGGCCGCGAGGCCGGGCACGAACGCCGCTCGGTGCGCATCGACGGCAAGCCGGCCAAGCCCGGCGACCTGGCCGGACTGGTTTCGGCACTGTGGCTGACCCCGGCCATGGACCGCCTGTTCATCGAGGGGGCGAGCGGACGGCGGCGTTTCCTTGACCGCCTGGTGTTCGGGCTGGTCGCCGGCCACGGGGCGGAATCGGGGGCCTACGAGCACGCCATGCGCGAGCGCACCCGCCTGCTGCGGGCGGCGCGCGACGGCGGACCGAGGCCCGATCCGGCCTGGATCTCGGCGCTGGAGGAGGGCATGGCCCGCCATGGCGCAAGGATCGCCCTGGCCCGGGTCGAGACCATCGCCCGCCTGGATGCGGCCTGCCGCGCCGGACTGGGGCCGTTTCCCGCCGCCGGGCTGGCGGTCGAGGGCGAGATCGAGGGCTGGCTGGCCGGGGGAACCTCCGCCGAGGAGGCCGAGGAGAGGTTCAGAAGCGCGCTGCGACTCGCGCGCGCGCGCGACGAGGCGGCCGGCGCCGCCACCATGGGTCCGCACCGTTCGGATCTGCTGGTGCGCCACGTGCCGAAGAACCTGCCGGCGGGGCAATGCTCCACCGGCGAGCAGAAGGCGGTCCTGGTGTCCATCGTGCTGGCCCAGGGCCGGGTCCAGGACCAGACGGGCGGCCGGGCGCCGCTGCTGCTGCTGGACGAGGTGGCGGCCCATCTGGACGAGGTCCGGCGCGCCGCTTTGTATGACGAGCTTTGCGCCCTCGGGGCTCAGAGCTGGATGACCGGAACCGACCGGGCGCTGTTCGCCGGTTTCGGGGAAAGGGCCCAGTTTTTCCGGGTGACCGACGCCACGGTCGCCCCAGATAAGGTTGAGATGTGATGAGCACCGAACCCATGACCCCCAACGATCCCCACGCCAGCGCGAACGGAGCCGAGGAATACGGCGCCGGCTCGATCCAGGTGCTGCGAGGGCTCGAAGCGGTGCGCAAGCGTCCGGGCATGTATATCGGCGACACCGACGACGGTTCGGGCCTGCACCGCATGATCTACGAGGCGGTGGACAACGCCGTGGACGAGATCATGAACGGCTTCGGCGACCGCTGCGACGTGGTGCTGAACGCCGACGGCTCGGTCCTGGTCACCGACAACGGCCGCGGCATTCCGGTGGACATCCACCCCGAGGAAGGCATCTCGGCGGCCGAGGTGGCGCTGACCAAGCTGCACGCCGGCGGCAAGTTCGACCAGAACTCCAACCGCATCTCGTCGGGCCTGCACGGCGTCGGCATCTCGGTGGTCAATGCCCTGTCGGAATGGCTGGAGCTGCGCATCTGGCGCCACGGCAAGGAGCACTTCATGCGCTTCCGCCACGGCGAGCCCGAGGCGCCGCTGGCCGTGGTGGGCGAGTGCGGCGACCGCACCGGCACCCAGGTGATGTTCCTGCCCTCCAAGGGCACCTTCTCCCACACCGATTTCGATTTCGACACGGTGGAGCACCGCCTGCGCGAACTGGCCTTCCTCAACTCGCGCGCTACCCTGATGCTGAAGGACGAGCGCCACGCCGAGACCGCCGAGGTGCTGCTGCATTACGAAGGCGGCGTCCAGGCCTTCGTCCAGTGGCTGGACCGCTCCAAGGAGGCGCTGCACACCCCCATCCTGGTGGCGGCCGAAAAGGACGTGGTGCGGCTCGAACTGTCCATGGAATGGACCGACAGCTACCACGAGACCTGTCTGTGCTTCACCAACAACGTGCCGCAGAAGGACGGCGGCACCCATCTGGCCGGCTTCCGCGCCGCGCTGACCCGGACCATCAACGCCTATGCCAATGAATCCGGCATCGCCAAGAAGGAAAAGGTCAACCTGTCGGGCGACGACATGCGCGAGGGCCTGACCTGCGTGCTGTCGGTGAAGATGCCCGACCCCAAGTTCTCGTCCCAGGCCAAGGAGAAGCTGGTCTCCTCCGAGGTCCGCCCCCTGGTGGAGAACCTGGTGGGCGAAAAGCTGGCCGAGTGGTTCGAGGAGCACCCGGCCGAGGCCCGCAAGGTGGTCACCAAGGTGGTCGAGGCCGCCGCGGCGCGTGAAGCCGCCCGCAAGGCCCGCGAACTGACCCGCAGGAAGGGCGTGCTCGACATCGCCACCCTGCCGGGCAAGCTGGCCGATTGCCAGGAACGCGACCCGGCGCTGTCGGAACTGTTCATCGTCGAGGGTGATTCGGCCGGCGGCTCCGCCAAGCAGGGGCGCAACCGCGCCAACCAGGCCATCCTGCCGTTGAAGGGCAAGATTCTCAACGTGGAGCGGGCCCGCTTCGACAAGATGCTGTCCTCGGCCGAAATCGGCACCCTGATCGCCGCCATGGGTACCGGCATCGGGCGCGAGGATTTCAACGTCGACAAGGCGCGCTACCACAAGATCATCATCATGACCGACGCCGACGTGGACGGCTCGCACATCCGCACCCTTTTGCTCACCTTCTTCTATCGCCAGATGCCCGAGCTGATCGAGCGCGGCTACCTCTACATCGCCCAACCGCCGCTCTACCGCGCCAAGCGCGGCCAATCCGAGGTCTACCTCAAGGATGACCGGGCGCTGGAGGAATACCTGATCGACGGCGGCCTGTCGGATGCCGTGCTGAACCTGGCCGACCGCACCCAGGTGGCCGCCGCCGACCTGCGCGCCCTGGTCGAACAGTCGCGCGCCGTGCGGAACCTGCTGAACCCGCTGGCCCGGCGCCTGCCGCTGAAGCTGGTGGAACAGGCGGCTATCGCCGACGCCCTGGATTCCGCCCTGCTCACCGACGCCACCCGCGGCCCGGCCATGGCCGACGCCCTGGCCAAGCGCCTCGACGCCCTGGAATCCGACCTGGAGCGCGGCTGGACCGGCACCTGGGTGGAGGGCGACGGCTATACCTTCGCCCGCACCCTGCGCGGCGTCACCGAGACCCACCACCTGGATTCGGCGGTGATCCGCTCGGCCGAGGCCCGGCGCCTGCACGACCTGGCGCCCCGCCTGCGCGAAACCTTCGAACGCGCCGCCACCCTGGTGGTCAAGGAACGTGAAACCGTCCTGGCCGGCCCCGTCGCCCTGGTCACCGCCGTGATGGAGCAGGGCCGCAAGGGCATCGCCATCCAGCGCTACAAGGGCCTGGGCGAGATGAACCCGGAACAGCTGTGGGAAACCACCCTCGACCCCCAGGTGCGTTCGCTCCTCCAGGTCAAGGTGGCCCAGGCCGACGACGCCGAGCAGGTGTTCTCCACCCTGATGGGCGACGTGGTCGAACCCCGCCGCGACTTCATCCAGACCAACGCGCTGAAGGTCTCGAACCTGGACGTGTAGGGTGTGTGTCGGGTGACGCATAAAGCGCAAACACGACCCATAACGCGCTAATTTTTGACGCGTAAAATGCAAAGGCCGCTCCGGATGGGGCGGCCTTTGGTACTCCTTGATGGCTATGAGCCGTCTTCACCCGCTCTTGCGCCCCGGAATGACCAAATTGGGCAGGAAGGGGAAGGGCGAGTTTGGAGTTACAGGAGGGAGGGCAGATTTTAGGATAAGTGCAGTGGCGCCTGAACCGAGATTGGGGCGGATTCCCATTGATGCCATATGACCAAAAGCGCTGACACACATTGACATGGAATAAATTGTATTTCTATCAGTGAGATATCGATACCTCTCACCAAATAAGATTGGCCACATCACTTCATGGCTTTAGGGTATGAAGGATCCTGTGCTTCGCCCGAAGGAGGCGTTTCTGCTTCGCTTCGTTGCGTATTAGATCTTGATCTTTTGTGCGAGTACGCCTGTTCGCGCACGCGGAGTTGGTCGAACGCCTCATTAAATTCTTGCAGTCTGACTTTCATCAACTCGCGCGTTTCCAATGAACACGAATGGAACAGATCAGGATGATAGATTTTAGTAAGTGCGCGTAAGGTCATTTTGGGTGTCGTGGATGGCGCATTGGTCTGGACCTTCAGCAAGTCTTCGATGCGGATGTCCATCCTGTGGCGATGAATTTCATCTGGCTGAATATGCCGGTCAATTCTCGGCTTCCTACGCCCACCTATCGGCGGGACAACATTAATCCGAAACCGATGCGTTAAACAGAAATTCACAGCAACAATTTCACCGTGAAAGTTGCGCCAACTGAGCTGCCGATCCGGCGCCAGATATTGCAGATCGTTGTCACCAACATTACACGCGACAAACTCTTCGTTGAGGAACACCTCAAGTGGTGTACTCGGAGCCGTATCCACCGATCCCTTCGATTTCATTGCCGAGTCAATCGTTACCGCCTTGAAGCCAGCTTTGCCGTAAACCATGATGAATGCCGCCTCACGCCAGGTCGATAGACGTGCGGATTGATCGATGAGGCTGCCCGAGCTACCTCCCTCGACCTTGGATTGGAATAGCAAGGATTTCACATCCGTATACGACTGATGCTCAAGCGATAGCTCAAATATGCCATCGGCCCCAATAGCCTTCTCTGGCGCTCCTTTGCCTCTGCCACCAAACTTTCGGTAGTGAAGTGACCACGTCCATACGCCGCCTAGCTCAACATTGTCGACCATTACCTTTCGGCGGCGGGTAGTCATTTGACCACCGAGATGACCGGTAACGACGTCCTCATCCTCCCAAGCAGATTCGAATTCCTCGACGGTCGCATTAATCGCTTCTGTCAGGCGCTCCGCTATATCAATCCGGACAGCTTCTGGGATGTACATATTATGGCGCATGTCTAATCTTGCACCCCCACCCCCAATAATGCAACCTGTCCGATAATATTTGACTCCCCCACCCTTGGCCCTTAAGGATTCTTGCCTTCAGCCGTGGTGTCTGCCTCCCCCATAGCCGCTTCAGAGCGCCATGCTCAGATCATCGAACAACCACCATGGACGCAAACACGCCCCGGTTCTCGCCAGATTTTGAAGCGTAATGTGCAAAAGCCGCTCCGAGTAGGGCGGCCCTCTTCGTCATGCCTGCCTGAACGACCAGGGCCAGTTGCCCCCGGAAACACCTAGGGCGCCGAAGCCTTCCGGCTTTGGCGCCCTGGTCTGGTTCTCGGTACCCTCTTCAGCCCGCAGGCCTATCCCCTGTCCCAGGTGGATCGGACTGATCATCCGACGGGGAGGCGCTATCGGATCGCGGGATCCTCAACCGACAAGTCGCCTCGAAAGCCAGTTCATCACACCGGGA harbors:
- the dnaA gene encoding chromosomal replication initiator protein DnaA; the protein is MVKSEWDRVKVRLKDEIGDAAYRSWLRPITLHGMSDDAVKLALPTRFMRDWVNTHYAERIRTLWGAENPAIRNVEIVVEAARAVSAARAAAPQASPQTAATAAAPATAIEPPRPAPLCAPVAAPSTDADELGAPLDTRFTFKNFVVGKPNEFAWAAARRVAEADAVSFNPLFLYGGVGLGKTHLMHAIAHHIRERNPERSVLYLSAEKFMYRFIRALRGQDTMSFKEQFRSVDVLMIDDVQFIAGKDATQEEFFHTFNALVDQGSQIVISADKSPSDLEGIEERLRSRMACGLVADIHATTYELRLGILQSKAEQMGVIVPQKVMEFLAHKIISNVRELEGALNRVVAHSQLVGRTITLETTQEVLHDLLRASDRRITIEEIQKKVAEHFTIKLAEMSSARRSRQVARPRQIAMYLAKQLTSRSLPEIGRKFGGRDHTTVMHAVKKVEELREVDQNFAEDVELLRRMLQG
- the recF gene encoding DNA replication/repair protein RecF (All proteins in this family for which functions are known are DNA-binding proteins that assist the filamentation of RecA onto DNA for the initiation of recombination or recombinational repair.) produces the protein MIGDPVIRAQSERPAIRRLSLADFRCYRTLRLETDNRPVVLTGPNGAGKTNILEALSFLVPGRGLRRAGAADITRHGLPAGAPWAVAATLDGPAGRVEIGTGREAGHERRSVRIDGKPAKPGDLAGLVSALWLTPAMDRLFIEGASGRRRFLDRLVFGLVAGHGAESGAYEHAMRERTRLLRAARDGGPRPDPAWISALEEGMARHGARIALARVETIARLDAACRAGLGPFPAAGLAVEGEIEGWLAGGTSAEEAEERFRSALRLARARDEAAGAATMGPHRSDLLVRHVPKNLPAGQCSTGEQKAVLVSIVLAQGRVQDQTGGRAPLLLLDEVAAHLDEVRRAALYDELCALGAQSWMTGTDRALFAGFGERAQFFRVTDATVAPDKVEM
- the dnaN gene encoding DNA polymerase III subunit beta, whose protein sequence is MKLTIERAALLKSLAHVQSVVERRTTIPILSNVKLEGRAGLLSLNATDMDLDIIESVPADVVRPGATTAPAHTFYEIVRKLPDGSQVEIEHDAESGQLTLRSGRSKFSLACLPVEDFPVLSGGELPFSFSLSAAELKTLIDRTRFAISTEETRYYLNGIYLHAAKADGVDVLRAVATDGHRLARVEITLPDGAAGMPGIIVPRKTVAEIRKLIDETDGEITVSLSETKLKFAFGDAVLTSKLIDGTFPDYERVIPADNDKVLVVDCKSFAQAVDRVSAISTEKSRAIKLALEKGSATLSASSAENGSATEEIEADYTSTPLEIGFNSRYLMDILAQVEGDTARFAMADAASPTVVREMTDGGAIYVLMPMRV
- the gyrB gene encoding DNA topoisomerase (ATP-hydrolyzing) subunit B translates to MSTEPMTPNDPHASANGAEEYGAGSIQVLRGLEAVRKRPGMYIGDTDDGSGLHRMIYEAVDNAVDEIMNGFGDRCDVVLNADGSVLVTDNGRGIPVDIHPEEGISAAEVALTKLHAGGKFDQNSNRISSGLHGVGISVVNALSEWLELRIWRHGKEHFMRFRHGEPEAPLAVVGECGDRTGTQVMFLPSKGTFSHTDFDFDTVEHRLRELAFLNSRATLMLKDERHAETAEVLLHYEGGVQAFVQWLDRSKEALHTPILVAAEKDVVRLELSMEWTDSYHETCLCFTNNVPQKDGGTHLAGFRAALTRTINAYANESGIAKKEKVNLSGDDMREGLTCVLSVKMPDPKFSSQAKEKLVSSEVRPLVENLVGEKLAEWFEEHPAEARKVVTKVVEAAAAREAARKARELTRRKGVLDIATLPGKLADCQERDPALSELFIVEGDSAGGSAKQGRNRANQAILPLKGKILNVERARFDKMLSSAEIGTLIAAMGTGIGREDFNVDKARYHKIIIMTDADVDGSHIRTLLLTFFYRQMPELIERGYLYIAQPPLYRAKRGQSEVYLKDDRALEEYLIDGGLSDAVLNLADRTQVAAADLRALVEQSRAVRNLLNPLARRLPLKLVEQAAIADALDSALLTDATRGPAMADALAKRLDALESDLERGWTGTWVEGDGYTFARTLRGVTETHHLDSAVIRSAEARRLHDLAPRLRETFERAATLVVKERETVLAGPVALVTAVMEQGRKGIAIQRYKGLGEMNPEQLWETTLDPQVRSLLQVKVAQADDAEQVFSTLMGDVVEPRRDFIQTNALKVSNLDV